A genomic segment from Clostridium pasteurianum BC1 encodes:
- a CDS encoding YaaR family protein → MEVSRIRNSTAISQERKKIDFKKDFSQNFNFERDRRNEEEMKKLLDDIKKRGNRLVISKCYADVKIYKNLIKEYLQSVLDCMYKVKNEASFWQTQYYITVEVIDKKLEEITKAILGEEKENLDVAATIDEIQGIIVDIYR, encoded by the coding sequence ATGGAGGTATCAAGAATTAGAAATAGTACTGCCATATCACAGGAAAGAAAGAAAATAGATTTTAAAAAAGATTTTTCTCAAAATTTTAACTTTGAGAGAGATAGAAGAAATGAAGAGGAAATGAAAAAATTACTGGACGATATTAAAAAAAGAGGGAATAGACTAGTAATAAGTAAATGCTATGCAGATGTTAAGATATATAAAAATTTAATTAAAGAATATTTACAAAGTGTATTGGATTGCATGTATAAAGTTAAGAACGAAGCTAGCTTTTGGCAAACACAATATTATATAACAGTGGAAGTAATAGATAAAAAATTGGAGGAAATAACAAAAGCTATTTTAGGAGAAGAAAAAGAAAATTTAGATGTGGCAGCTACTATTGATGAAATTCAGGGAATTATTGTAGATATTTATAGGTAA
- a CDS encoding calcium-transporting P-type ATPase, PMR1-type — MWLNKTAEEVIKELNSDPKEGLSSEEAKKRLEEYGENKLSSKAKKTIFQIFLSQLKDPMIFILIIAAIISGFMGELSDAIIILVVIFINGMVGTVQEFKSEKAMEALKQLSTPKAVVKRDGNLKEIPSEEVVPGDVVVLDAGRYTPADLRLIESANLKVEESALTGESVPSSKDANMSFNNSDIPLGDQKNMAFASTLATYGRGIGVVTATGMNTQIGKIAKMLDESESEMTPLQKKLAELSKILGIAAVVICALIFVISVIQKRDLFEMFLTAISLAVAAIPEGLPAIVSIVLAMGVQRMIKENAIIRKLPAVETLGAVNIICSDKTGTLTQNKMTVTKFYTAAHDSIKNIDELDINNASNRLLLDNLMLCNDATYTESSQTGDPTEIALLEIGVKFNIFKNELENSFKRNDEVPFDSDRKLMSTINKCDKNYIVYTKGAIDNLLKISNKINIDGHIQDLTEDLKAKIMKASNNMSDDALRVLGSAYKELDSPNISIQDIEKDLIFIGLVGMIDPPRLEVKDSIYTCKQSGIKTIMITGDHKNTAFAIAKELGIAESSNETISGTELDKLSQEELNRKVDSLRVFARVSPEHKVNIVKAFKSKGNIVSMTGDGVNDAPSLKIADIGVAMGITGTDVAKGASDMILTDDNFSTIVSAIKEGRNIFNNIKKSIIFLLSCNLGEIITLFVAILLNWDTPLRPIHILWVNLITDTLPALSLGVDPGDENVMDNPPRNTKESLFSKGSSIFLVLNGILIGVLTLIAFRYGEKIYGAGGEHAQTMAFVVLSVSQLFHSFNMRHPEKSIFKTGLFSNKYLVGSVIIGILLQYIVITVPFLSNLFNLFNLTLFDWTFVIAISILTLIINEIAKIFIRASKNKTA, encoded by the coding sequence ATGTGGCTTAATAAAACTGCCGAAGAAGTTATCAAAGAGTTAAATTCAGATCCCAAGGAAGGTTTGTCTTCTGAAGAAGCGAAAAAAAGATTAGAGGAATATGGTGAAAATAAGCTTTCATCTAAGGCAAAAAAAACTATATTTCAAATTTTTCTTTCTCAATTAAAAGACCCTATGATATTTATACTAATAATAGCCGCTATAATATCAGGATTCATGGGAGAACTAAGTGATGCTATAATAATTTTAGTTGTAATATTTATAAATGGAATGGTTGGCACAGTTCAAGAATTTAAATCCGAGAAAGCTATGGAAGCCTTAAAACAATTATCTACCCCTAAAGCAGTGGTAAAAAGAGATGGAAATCTTAAGGAAATCCCCTCAGAGGAGGTTGTCCCTGGTGATGTAGTTGTCTTAGATGCTGGAAGATATACACCTGCTGATTTAAGACTAATTGAAAGTGCTAATTTAAAAGTAGAAGAATCTGCTCTTACTGGAGAGTCGGTACCTTCAAGTAAGGATGCTAATATGAGCTTTAATAATAGCGATATTCCTTTAGGCGATCAAAAGAATATGGCTTTTGCATCAACTTTAGCCACTTATGGAAGAGGTATAGGTGTGGTCACTGCTACTGGAATGAACACTCAAATTGGTAAAATAGCTAAGATGCTTGATGAATCTGAAAGTGAAATGACCCCACTGCAAAAAAAGCTTGCTGAACTAAGTAAAATTTTAGGTATTGCAGCAGTAGTAATCTGTGCTTTAATATTTGTAATTTCCGTCATCCAAAAACGAGATCTGTTTGAAATGTTTCTTACTGCCATAAGTCTTGCTGTAGCAGCAATTCCTGAGGGACTCCCTGCTATTGTATCAATTGTACTTGCCATGGGTGTTCAAAGAATGATAAAAGAAAATGCCATTATACGAAAACTTCCTGCTGTTGAAACTTTAGGGGCAGTAAATATAATATGTTCCGATAAAACAGGAACCCTTACTCAAAATAAAATGACAGTTACAAAATTTTATACGGCTGCACATGATTCAATAAAAAATATTGATGAATTAGATATAAATAATGCAAGTAATAGACTATTACTTGATAATCTTATGCTCTGCAACGATGCTACTTACACGGAAAGTTCTCAAACTGGTGACCCAACAGAAATAGCTCTTTTGGAAATTGGTGTAAAATTTAATATATTTAAAAATGAATTGGAAAACTCTTTTAAACGAAATGATGAGGTTCCCTTTGATTCAGATAGAAAGCTTATGTCTACAATAAACAAATGTGATAAAAACTACATTGTTTATACTAAAGGTGCTATAGATAATTTACTTAAAATATCAAATAAAATAAACATAGATGGACATATACAAGATCTTACTGAAGATTTAAAAGCAAAAATTATGAAGGCTTCTAACAACATGTCTGATGATGCATTAAGAGTACTTGGATCTGCTTACAAAGAATTAGATTCTCCAAATATATCTATACAAGATATAGAAAAAGACTTAATTTTCATAGGTCTAGTTGGAATGATTGATCCTCCTAGATTAGAAGTTAAAGACTCTATATACACCTGCAAGCAGTCTGGTATAAAAACTATAATGATAACTGGTGACCACAAAAATACGGCCTTTGCCATAGCTAAGGAACTTGGTATAGCTGAAAGTTCTAATGAAACTATTTCAGGTACAGAGCTTGATAAATTAAGTCAGGAGGAACTCAATAGAAAAGTTGATTCCCTAAGAGTTTTTGCAAGAGTTTCTCCAGAACACAAGGTTAATATTGTAAAGGCTTTTAAATCTAAAGGAAATATAGTATCTATGACTGGTGATGGAGTAAATGATGCTCCTTCTTTAAAAATAGCTGACATAGGTGTAGCCATGGGTATAACAGGTACTGATGTGGCCAAAGGTGCTTCTGACATGATCTTAACTGATGATAATTTTTCTACTATTGTTTCTGCCATAAAAGAAGGTAGAAATATATTTAACAATATAAAAAAATCTATAATATTTCTTCTCTCCTGTAATTTAGGTGAAATTATAACCTTGTTTGTAGCTATACTTTTAAACTGGGATACTCCCCTTAGACCAATCCATATATTATGGGTAAATTTAATTACGGATACATTACCAGCACTTTCCTTAGGTGTTGATCCTGGTGATGAAAATGTTATGGATAACCCTCCCAGGAACACAAAGGAAAGCTTATTTTCAAAAGGTTCCAGCATATTTCTAGTATTAAATGGAATATTGATAGGAGTTTTAACTTTGATAGCCTTCAGATATGGAGAAAAAATATATGGAGCAGGAGGAGAACATGCTCAAACTATGGCTTTCGTAGTTTTAAGCGTTTCACAACTTTTCCATTCCTTTAATATGAGACATCCAGAAAAATCCATATTTAAAACAGGTTTATTTAGTAATAAATATTTAGTTGGTTCTGTAATTATAGGTATACTGCTGCAATATATAGTTATAACAGTACCTTTTTTATCAAATTTATTTAATTTATTTAATTTAACTCTCTTTGATTGGACTTTTGTCATTGCTATTTCTATACTAACTTTAATAATAAATGAAATTGCAAAAATTTTCATAAGAGCAAGCAAAAATAAAACAGCCTAA
- a CDS encoding gamma carbonic anhydrase family protein: protein MLYNFKNYEPKIHESVFVAKSADVIGNVSIEKNCSIWFGVVIRGDMNKITIGEGTNIQDNSILHISEEESPLEIGDFVTVGHGAILHGCKIGNNSLIGMGSTILDDAEIGEFTIIGAGSLITKNKNIPGGVLCMGRPAKVIRNLTDEEKENIKLNAQEYVTISREYK, encoded by the coding sequence ATGCTATATAATTTTAAAAATTATGAGCCTAAAATACATGAAAGTGTTTTTGTTGCAAAAAGTGCAGATGTTATAGGTAACGTATCTATTGAAAAAAACTGTAGTATTTGGTTTGGGGTAGTAATAAGAGGGGATATGAATAAAATAACCATTGGAGAAGGAACCAATATTCAAGATAATTCCATACTACATATAAGTGAAGAGGAAAGTCCTCTTGAAATTGGTGATTTTGTTACAGTAGGCCATGGAGCAATACTGCATGGTTGTAAGATTGGGAATAATTCATTGATTGGTATGGGTTCTACAATATTAGATGATGCCGAAATAGGAGAATTCACAATAATAGGGGCAGGTAGCTTAATTACAAAGAATAAAAATATACCTGGTGGAGTACTTTGTATGGGGAGACCTGCTAAGGTTATAAGAAATCTTACAGATGAGGAAAAAGAAAACATAAAATTAAATGCACAGGAATATGTGACAATTAGCAGAGAGTACAAATAA
- a CDS encoding (2Fe-2S)-binding protein — MENNASKEIMDKLTKTCICKSIPRAVIKKAIRNGAKTVEEVQKLTGAGSGGCKGRRCTPRIQILLDSKE; from the coding sequence GTGGAAAATAATGCAAGTAAGGAGATCATGGATAAACTCACTAAGACTTGTATTTGCAAGAGTATACCTAGAGCTGTTATAAAAAAAGCCATTAGGAATGGAGCTAAAACTGTAGAAGAAGTACAAAAATTAACAGGGGCAGGTTCTGGTGGCTGTAAGGGGAGAAGATGTACCCCAAGAATACAAATTCTTTTGGATAGTAAAGAATAA
- the cooS gene encoding anaerobic carbon-monoxide dehydrogenase catalytic subunit: MSICKSADCKLCEFLESKEDLETSFNRVEQQKNKCKFGTDGVCCKLCSNGPCRITPKSPRGVCGADADTIVVRNFLRAVAAGSGCYVHVVENTAWNLLNIAKGKGDLKIKSPETLNQLAEAFGIEEDDLNKKAIKVAETVLSDLYKPKFQKMELVKKLAYGPRIENWEKNGILPGGAKSEVFDAVVKTSTNLNSDPVDMLLNALTLGVSTGIYGLMLTNLLNDVILGAPKIRAAKVGFRVIDEDYINIMVTGHQHSDIAHLQDRLIDEDVKKKAEAVGAKGFRLVGCTCVGQDLQLRGEHYSEVFSGHAGNNYTSEAVIATGGIDLLVSEFNCTIPGLEDVAEKYKVKSICIDDVAKKKNADYIPFSINDAENISDTLIEEALNSYKERRGSINIDIPKDHGHDDVITGVSEGSLKEFLGGTFEPLIKLIAEGKIKGVAGVVGCSNLTAKGHDVFTVELTKELIKRNIVVLSAGCSSGGLENVGLMSPKAAELAGDSLKEVCKALGIPPVLNFGPCLAIGRLEMVAVELAKALNIDIPQLPLVLSAPQWLEEQALADAAFGLTLGLPLHVAISPFIDGSATVTKVLKEDLVNITGGRLIVQEDVIKAADELEAIIEERRKSLNI; the protein is encoded by the coding sequence ATGTCAATATGTAAATCAGCAGATTGTAAGTTGTGTGAATTTTTAGAGTCTAAGGAGGATTTGGAAACATCCTTTAACAGAGTGGAACAGCAAAAAAATAAGTGTAAGTTTGGTACAGATGGCGTTTGCTGCAAATTGTGTTCAAATGGTCCATGTAGAATAACGCCTAAATCACCTAGAGGTGTCTGTGGAGCCGATGCTGATACAATAGTTGTAAGAAATTTCTTAAGAGCTGTTGCAGCTGGTTCAGGTTGCTATGTCCATGTAGTTGAAAATACCGCTTGGAATTTATTGAATATAGCTAAAGGCAAAGGCGATTTAAAAATAAAGAGTCCTGAAACTCTAAATCAATTAGCAGAAGCTTTTGGCATTGAAGAAGATGATTTAAATAAAAAGGCTATAAAGGTTGCCGAAACAGTATTAAGTGATTTATATAAACCTAAATTTCAAAAGATGGAGCTTGTTAAAAAACTTGCCTATGGACCAAGAATTGAAAATTGGGAAAAGAATGGAATATTACCAGGTGGAGCAAAGTCAGAAGTATTTGATGCAGTAGTCAAAACTTCAACAAATCTTAACAGTGATCCTGTAGATATGCTTTTAAATGCTTTAACACTAGGAGTATCCACAGGTATTTATGGACTTATGCTTACGAATTTATTAAATGATGTAATTCTTGGTGCTCCAAAGATAAGAGCAGCAAAAGTTGGCTTCAGGGTTATAGATGAAGATTATATAAACATTATGGTAACAGGCCATCAGCATTCAGATATTGCTCATCTTCAAGACAGGCTTATAGATGAAGATGTGAAAAAGAAAGCTGAAGCAGTAGGGGCAAAGGGCTTTAGATTAGTTGGATGTACCTGTGTTGGACAGGATTTACAATTAAGAGGAGAACACTATTCAGAGGTATTCTCAGGACATGCAGGAAATAACTATACAAGTGAAGCAGTAATTGCTACTGGTGGAATTGATCTTTTAGTTTCTGAATTTAACTGTACTATACCAGGTCTTGAAGATGTTGCCGAAAAATATAAAGTTAAAAGTATATGCATAGATGATGTGGCTAAAAAGAAAAATGCAGATTACATTCCATTTAGTATAAATGATGCAGAAAACATAAGTGACACATTAATAGAAGAGGCATTGAATAGCTATAAAGAGAGAAGAGGATCAATAAACATAGATATTCCAAAGGATCATGGTCATGATGATGTAATTACAGGAGTAAGTGAAGGATCTTTAAAAGAATTTTTAGGTGGAACCTTTGAACCACTTATAAAACTTATAGCAGAGGGTAAAATAAAGGGTGTAGCAGGAGTTGTAGGATGTTCAAATCTTACTGCGAAAGGGCATGATGTATTCACTGTAGAACTTACTAAAGAGTTAATAAAGAGAAATATTGTAGTTTTATCTGCTGGTTGTTCTTCTGGTGGACTTGAAAATGTGGGACTTATGTCACCAAAGGCGGCAGAACTTGCAGGAGATAGTCTTAAGGAAGTATGCAAGGCACTCGGAATTCCACCTGTACTTAATTTTGGTCCTTGTCTTGCCATAGGTAGACTTGAGATGGTAGCTGTAGAACTTGCAAAAGCATTAAATATTGATATACCACAGCTTCCATTGGTACTTTCAGCACCACAATGGCTTGAAGAGCAGGCTTTAGCAGATGCAGCCTTTGGTTTAACTTTAGGTCTTCCACTTCACGTAGCAATTTCTCCATTTATAGATGGAAGTGCTACAGTTACAAAAGTTCTTAAAGAGGATTTAGTTAATATTACTGGCGGAAGGCTAATAGTTCAAGAGGATGTTATTAAGGCGGCTGATGAACTGGAAGCTATTATAGAAGAGAGAAGAAAAAGTTTAAATATTTAA
- a CDS encoding RrF2 family transcriptional regulator, protein MNITQESDYAIRAVLILAKNLEKDILDARTICELGNVPLRFLLKLLRKLTKAGIIKSYRGVNGGYALAKAPIDINLKDIIEAIEGPITINRCLYDKDTCSAGKGDNCAIHAALYDVQSKMISELEKINFEDLKRNKW, encoded by the coding sequence ATGAATATCACTCAAGAAAGTGATTATGCAATAAGGGCAGTACTCATACTGGCAAAGAATTTAGAAAAAGATATTTTAGATGCAAGAACTATATGTGAACTTGGAAATGTACCCTTAAGATTTTTATTAAAGCTGTTAAGGAAACTTACCAAAGCTGGAATAATCAAATCCTATAGAGGGGTAAATGGTGGATATGCACTTGCAAAAGCACCTATAGACATAAATTTGAAAGATATTATAGAAGCTATTGAAGGGCCTATAACTATAAATAGATGTCTATATGATAAAGATACCTGTTCCGCAGGTAAGGGTGACAATTGTGCAATTCATGCAGCACTATATGATGTGCAATCAAAAATGATTAGTGAATTAGAGAAAATAAATTTTGAAGATTTGAAAAGAAATAAATGGTAA